One region of Gammaproteobacteria bacterium genomic DNA includes:
- a CDS encoding ATP-binding cassette domain-containing protein, which yields MILKVEHISKSFNGLTVLEDVSFVIAKGTITSLFGENGSGKTTLFHIISGFLKPSAG from the coding sequence ATGATATTGAAGGTTGAACATATCAGCAAATCCTTTAACGGCCTTACGGTACTCGAAGATGTTTCCTTTGTGATCGCCAAAGGAACTATTACCAGTTTGTTTGGGGAGAACGGCTCTGGAAAAACTACGCTCTTCCATATCATTTCCGGATTCTTGAAACCATCTGCCGGT